In Nicotiana tabacum cultivar K326 chromosome 2, ASM71507v2, whole genome shotgun sequence, the following proteins share a genomic window:
- the LOC107810053 gene encoding NAD-dependent protein deacetylase SRT1: MSLGYAEKLSFIEDVGNVGMTEYFDPPYILQDKIERLAVMIQKSKHLVVFTGAGISTSCGIPDFRGPKGIWTLQREGKALPEASLPFHRATPSMTHMALVELEKAGFLKFIISQNIDGLHLRSGIPRKKLAELHGDSFMELCPSCGIEYMRDFEIETIGLKETARRCSKVGCGARLRDTVLDWEDALPPKEMNPAERHCKMADVVLCLGTSLQITPACNLPLKSLKGGGKIVIVNLQKTPKDKKATMLIHGLVDKVIAGVMEFLSLRIPPFIRIDLLQTIFTQALSLDKKYVNWTLTVASVHGNRAPLPFIKSVEVSFSECQNMKATVLHKQPLQLKRRTVKTANPFNVKLKLNFSDGCMCSSAEIKIPVDFQISAHVFKDDKDSILQNLRESAILDPHCGQTAVIEKKVIMVPKSEIMVHAIVTNIVKFDRNCGDLSNGSLKRKFEGFNGIIPSRKRSNGRKPRVLNGK, from the exons ATGTCTTTAGGTTATGCTGAGAAACTCTCATTTATAGAAGATGTGGGCAATGTTGGAATGACTGAATATTTCGACCCACCTTACATTTTGCAAGACAAA ATTGAGAGACTTGCTGTGATGATACAAAAG AGTAAGCATTTAGTTGTGTTTACTGGAGCAGGAATATCCACGTCTTGTGGTATACCTGATTTTCGTGGTCCCAAGGGCATTTGGACTCTTCAG AGAGAAGGGAAAGCGCTACCAGAAGCATCTTTGCCATTTCACCGTGCAACGCCGAGCATGACACACATGGCCCTAGTTGAACTAGAGAAGGCGGGTTTTCTAAAGTTTATTATAAGCCAG AACATTGATGGCCTGCATCTTCGCTCTGGAATTCCAAGGAAGAAGCTTGCAGAATTACATGGGGATTCTTTTATGGAACTATGCCCTTCTTGCGGAATTGA GTATATGAGGGATTTTGAAATAGAAACTATTGGGTTGAAGGAAACTGCACGACGTTGTTCCAAGGTGGGCTGTGGTGCGAGACTTAGAGACACAGTTCTTGACTGGGAG GATGCTCTACCTCCAAAGGAGATGAATCCAGCTGAGAGGCACTGCAAAATGGCTGATGTTGTGCTATGTCTGGGAACAAG TTTGCAGATCACCCCTGCCTGTAATTTGCCTCTAAAATCACTCAAAGGTGGTGGAAAGATTGTAATAGTTAATCTTCAG AAAACACCCAAGGACAAGAAAGCAACCATGCTGATTCATGGCCTTGTAGACAAG GTAATTGCAGGAGTCATGGAATTCCTTAGTCTGCGAATCCCACCATTTATTAGAATTGATCTTCTCCAGACCATTTTTACTCAGGCCTTAAGTCTTG ataaaaaatatgtaaattgGACCCTTACTGTAGCAAGTGTCCATGGAAATAGGGCACCATTGCCTTTTATCAAATCTGTAGAG gtttctttTTCAGAATGTCAAAACATGAAAGCAACTGTTCTGCATAAACAACCTCTTCAGCTAAAAAG GCGGACGGTTAAGACTGCAAATCCTTTTAACGTTAAGTTGAAATTGAACTTCAGTGATGGTTGCATGTGTTCATCGGCTGAAATCAAGATTCCAGTTGATTTTCAG ATTTCAGCACACGTGTTCAAGGATGATAAGGATTCCATATTACAGAATCTAAGAGAAAGCGCCATCCTGGATCCTCACTGTGGACAGACTGCAGTTATTGAGAAAAAGGTCATTATGGTTCCTAAAAGTGAGATCATGGTTCATGCCATTGTAACAAACATTGTCAAGTTTGACAGAAATTGTGGAGATCTAAGTAATGGCTCATTGAAaaggaaatttgaaggttttaatgGCATCATTCCCTCTAGAAAACGATCGAACGGTAGAAAACCCAGAGTTTTAAATGGAAAGTGA